The window GGCGGGGGGACCGTACTCGAGGAAGCGACCTGGGACGAGGCGCTTGACTACGTCGCCGAGAAGTTCATCGAGCACCGCGACTCTTTTGCTGTCCTCGCCTCGGCGAAGGCGACGAACGAGGACGGTTACGTTCTGCAGAAGATGACCCGCCTCCTCATGGGCACTAACAACATCGACCACTGCACGAGGCTCTGTCACTCGCCCTCCGTGGAGGCCATGCTGCGTCAGCTCGGCTCCGGCGCCACCAGCAACTCCTATGAGGACTACGACAACGCCGGTTGCCTAATGGTCGTGGGCACCGACACGAGCTCGAACCATCCGGTGATAGCCTCACGGCTGCGGAGGGCGATCGACGAACGCGGGACGAAGCTCATCGTCGTGAACCCGAAGCGCATTGACCTGTGCGACTACGCGACTTACTTCCTGCAGCCGAACCCGGGGACGGACGTGGCGCTCTTCAACGGGCTCGCGAAGGTCATCATCGACGAGGGCCTGCTCGACGAGAGGTTCGTCCGCGAGCGCACGCGCGGCTTCGAGGAGTGGGCAGCGAGCCTGGCCGACTACACCCCGGAACGGGTGCAGGAGATTACCGGCGTGCCCGCGGAGGACGTCCGCGGCGCTGCCCGGGTCTATGCCCGCCCGCCCGTACCGCGCGGCCTGGAGGGGATCTTCGCCGAAGCCGCGGCCGCCAAGGGCTACGGCGGCTCCTGCCTCATCTGGGGCATGGGCGTCACCCAGCACACCTGCGGCACGGACAACGCCCACGCCCTCCTGAACCTGGCCCTGGTCGCCGGACAGATCGGGCGGCCGGGGAACGGCGTCTCGCCGTTGCGTGGCCAGAACAATGTCCAGGGCTGCGGCGACGCCGGCTGCATCCCTGACAACCTCCCCGGCTACCAGGGCCTGGGCGACGCGAATCGGGCCAAGTTCGAGAAAGCCTGGGGCGCGCCCTTGCCCTCCGAACCGGGTCTGAGGGCGACCGAGATGTTCGAGCTTGCTGCCCGGGGACGCCTCGACTGCATGTACATCACCGGCGAGAACCCGCTCCTGAGCGAGCCCTACATCGCCCACGCCGAAGAGGCGATCAAGAAGCTGAAGTTCCTCGTGGTCCAGGACATCTTTCCCAACGAGACCGCCGAGTACGCGGACGTCATCCTCCCGGCGACGTCATTCGCCGAGAAGGACGGCACCTTCACGAACAGCGAGCGGCGCGTCCAGCGCGTGCGGAAAGCGATCGAGCCCCTCGGC of the Dehalococcoidia bacterium genome contains:
- the fdhF gene encoding formate dehydrogenase subunit alpha — translated: MVLAERNALRTDLGAVRAVDTICAYCGVGCGVKLHIDDRDRIVWVDDQPANPSSQGMLCVKGRFGLTFVNHEDRLTKPLIRRPSAGGGTVLEEATWDEALDYVAEKFIEHRDSFAVLASAKATNEDGYVLQKMTRLLMGTNNIDHCTRLCHSPSVEAMLRQLGSGATSNSYEDYDNAGCLMVVGTDTSSNHPVIASRLRRAIDERGTKLIVVNPKRIDLCDYATYFLQPNPGTDVALFNGLAKVIIDEGLLDERFVRERTRGFEEWAASLADYTPERVQEITGVPAEDVRGAARVYARPPVPRGLEGIFAEAAAAKGYGGSCLIWGMGVTQHTCGTDNAHALLNLALVAGQIGRPGNGVSPLRGQNNVQGCGDAGCIPDNLPGYQGLGDANRAKFEKAWGAPLPSEPGLRATEMFELAARGRLDCMYITGENPLLSEPYIAHAEEAIKKLKFLVVQDIFPNETAEYADVILPATSFAEKDGTFTNSERRVQRVRKAIEPLGDSRPDWEITADLARRIARRLEMPVAQFNYEHPSQIFAEMASLTPILGGISYARLEALQEEGIQWPCPDADHPGTKRLYTETFNVGPRAPFVPVEQGPPAAELPSRRFPLLLNTGRVLYHWHGGTITRRARTLLARSPELQIAINPQDAARYGVKDGEDVVLYSKRGDLSGKALVTDAVRPGDVFVPFVKLQEHNANFLTNAVYDPKSRIPEYKVCAVRIERAGAPQVWRRGRRESVGPGRG